One Deltaproteobacteria bacterium genomic window carries:
- a CDS encoding TRAM domain-containing protein, producing the protein MEKIGLTITRISLVILCYLAGTYIGPELFSSPYSPIWGGIGGGLVASAVILLEISIKRASGKGIIGGIIGLMMAFFLTHLAAKIFFPPSWKETHIYPLLYTLTGYMGIMIGVRKVKGVNPATWRILSKTSPQGEMPKILDTSVIIDGRIADVCETGFVEGPFIIPQFVLRELQHIADSPDPLKRNRGRRGLDILNKMQKQNDVEVRISDQDFLKLKEVDAKLVELAKKMNGRIITNDYNLNKVAELQGLIVLNINQLSNALKPVVLPGETIHVQILKEGKETGQGVAYLDDGTMVVVEEGKKIIGKELDVVVTSVLQTTAGRMIFARPREEDFISLEPSLRAGRMHG; encoded by the coding sequence TATAACCCGCATATCCCTGGTAATCCTTTGCTATCTCGCAGGGACGTACATAGGGCCAGAACTTTTCAGCTCCCCTTACTCTCCCATCTGGGGAGGGATTGGAGGGGGGTTGGTCGCCTCGGCGGTCATCCTCTTGGAGATCAGCATCAAAAGGGCCTCGGGAAAGGGGATCATCGGGGGGATCATCGGACTGATGATGGCCTTCTTCCTCACCCATTTGGCCGCAAAGATCTTCTTTCCCCCCAGCTGGAAAGAAACCCATATCTATCCCCTTCTGTATACCCTTACAGGATATATGGGGATCATGATTGGCGTGAGGAAAGTAAAGGGGGTTAACCCAGCTACCTGGAGGATCCTCAGCAAGACCAGCCCCCAAGGTGAGATGCCCAAGATCCTCGACACCAGTGTCATCATCGATGGAAGGATAGCCGACGTATGCGAAACTGGATTTGTGGAGGGGCCCTTCATTATCCCCCAGTTCGTCCTGCGCGAGCTGCAACATATCGCTGACTCCCCTGACCCACTCAAGAGGAATAGGGGAAGAAGGGGCTTGGACATTCTCAACAAGATGCAAAAGCAAAATGACGTGGAGGTGAGGATATCGGACCAGGACTTCCTGAAATTGAAGGAGGTGGACGCCAAGCTGGTGGAGCTGGCCAAGAAAATGAACGGAAGGATCATAACCAATGACTATAACCTGAATAAGGTGGCAGAGCTTCAAGGGTTGATCGTCTTGAATATCAACCAACTGAGCAACGCCCTGAAGCCCGTGGTCCTCCCAGGAGAGACCATCCATGTCCAGATCCTCAAGGAGGGGAAGGAAACAGGCCAGGGAGTGGCCTATTTGGACGATGGCACCATGGTAGTGGTGGAGGAAGGGAAAAAGATCATCGGCAAGGAACTCGATGTAGTGGTCACCAGCGTATTGCAGACCACAGCAGGCAGGATGATCTTCGCTCGGCCTAGGGAGGAGGATTTTATCTCCTTAGAGCCCTCCTTGCGGGCAGGCAGAATGCATGGCTGA